Genomic segment of Variovorax sp. OAS795:
CGCCGCGCTGGCAGAGCGCTACGGCGCCGACAACGTCGTGGGCAGCGACCGCGTGGAGGTCGGCCGAAACGCCAAACTCCGCCATGAGATGCTGGATGCCACGGACGCCGGCCAGCTTGCACAGGTGGTCGAGAAGCACCGCATCACCCAGATCTACCATCTGGCAGCGGCCCTGTCCGCGACGGGCGAGACGGCACCGGAGTGGGCATGGCGGCTCAACATGGGCAGCCTGCTGAACGTGCTGGAGATTGCGCGGCACCGCAAGCTGGACAAGGTGTTCTGGCCGAGCTCCATTGCCGCGTTCGGTCCGACGACACCCGCGGTGGCCACGCCTCAACAGACGGTCATGGAGCCCAGCACCATCTACGGCATCTCGAAGCTGGCCGGGGAGGGCTGGTGCCGCTGGTACCACGAGAACCATGGCGTGGATGTTCGCGGCCTGCGCTATCCGGGACTGATTTCCTACAAGGTGAGCCCCGGCGGCGGAACCACCGACTATGCGATCGACATCTTCCACGCGGCCCTCAAGGGAGAACGCTACACCTGCTTCCTCGCCGAGGATGAACCCCTGCCCATGCTCTACATGGACGATGCGGTGCGCGGGACCCTGGAGTTGATGGAAGCCCCCGCCAAGGCCATCACCGAACGCGGCAGCTACAACCTCGCCGGCGTGAGCTTCACGCCGCGCGAGATCGCGCAGGAGATACGCAAGCACCTGCCCGGCTTCGAGATCGCCTATGAGCCGGATTTCCGGCAGGCGATCGCCAGCGGGTGGCCCGACTCCATCGACGACAGCTGTGCGCGGCGCGACTGGAACTGGGCGCCAAGGTACGACCTTGTGGCCACCGTGCGCGACATGCTGAAGAACCTCTCTCCCAAGTCGATGCCGGGCGTGGCAAATGGCGAGCACGCGGCTGCAAATTGACAACCTCCGAATGACAAGCACCATGACACTGACCCTCGAACGCACGGACCTGATGACCGCACGCCAGTTGAT
This window contains:
- a CDS encoding NAD-dependent epimerase/dehydratase family protein yields the protein MSGAPRILVIGANGQLGSELSAALAERYGADNVVGSDRVEVGRNAKLRHEMLDATDAGQLAQVVEKHRITQIYHLAAALSATGETAPEWAWRLNMGSLLNVLEIARHRKLDKVFWPSSIAAFGPTTPAVATPQQTVMEPSTIYGISKLAGEGWCRWYHENHGVDVRGLRYPGLISYKVSPGGGTTDYAIDIFHAALKGERYTCFLAEDEPLPMLYMDDAVRGTLELMEAPAKAITERGSYNLAGVSFTPREIAQEIRKHLPGFEIAYEPDFRQAIASGWPDSIDDSCARRDWNWAPRYDLVATVRDMLKNLSPKSMPGVANGEHAAAN